The following are encoded together in the Ignatzschineria indica genome:
- the metA gene encoding homoserine O-acetyltransferase MetA gives MPVKIPNALPAYQVLKNENIFVMDEDRAVAQDIRPLKIAILNLMPLKEVTETQLLRVLGNTPLQIDPVFIATESYQPKNTDKAYLDTFYRTFEDIKEDAFDGFIITGAPVETIPFEEVQYWQELTEIMEWADKNVFSTLYICWGAQAGLYYRYGVDKHPLEKKCFGVFPHEVTAQNVKLLRGFDDQFYAPHSRHTEVRREEILEHEELMILAESAEAGVHIVANRDLRHVYVMGHGEYDHDTLDREYRRDLERGDKIDPPKNYYRNNDPSEAPLVTWRSHGNLLFANWLNYCVYQETPFDLLSLKKR, from the coding sequence ATGCCGGTTAAAATTCCTAACGCGCTACCTGCTTACCAGGTATTGAAAAATGAAAATATCTTCGTCATGGATGAAGATCGTGCTGTCGCACAAGATATTCGCCCTTTAAAAATTGCAATTTTAAATTTAATGCCGCTCAAAGAGGTGACAGAGACACAGCTTTTGCGGGTATTAGGTAATACACCATTGCAGATCGATCCTGTCTTTATTGCGACAGAGAGCTATCAACCTAAAAATACCGATAAAGCGTATCTAGATACCTTCTATCGTACTTTTGAGGATATTAAAGAGGATGCATTTGATGGCTTTATTATTACGGGTGCTCCGGTGGAGACAATCCCTTTTGAAGAGGTGCAGTATTGGCAAGAGTTAACGGAGATCATGGAGTGGGCGGATAAAAATGTCTTCTCGACACTCTATATCTGCTGGGGCGCACAAGCAGGGCTCTACTACCGTTATGGTGTAGATAAGCATCCCTTAGAGAAGAAGTGCTTCGGCGTTTTTCCTCATGAAGTTACCGCTCAAAATGTGAAGCTCTTAAGAGGATTTGATGATCAATTTTATGCGCCTCATAGTCGCCATACAGAGGTAAGAAGAGAGGAGATTTTAGAGCATGAAGAGTTAATGATCCTAGCGGAGTCGGCAGAAGCAGGGGTTCATATTGTTGCCAATAGAGATCTGCGCCATGTCTATGTTATGGGGCATGGTGAATATGATCATGACACATTAGATCGTGAGTATCGCCGTGATTTAGAGCGGGGTGATAAGATCGATCCGCCTAAAAATTATTATCGTAACAATGATCCATCAGAGGCGCCGCTTGTCACTTGGCGTTCTCATGGTAATCTTCTTTTTGCTAATTGGTTGAACTACTGCGTCTATCAGGAGACACCATTTGATCTGCTTTCGCTTAAAAAGCGTTAA
- the guaD gene encoding guanine deaminase, which translates to MQKSVMDQNLKHARNQGERRAIRGALLTFHQDPFFHPLEESYRYESDAIVVMEGGMIVAVGSADQLLPTLENTPITHYRDHLILPGFIDSHVHYPQTEIIASYGEQLIDWLNQYTFIAEQKFKDRAHADQVAKRFLQEQHRNGVTSSTIFCTVFPESVDAIFSEAERYNMRIMAGKVCMDRNAPEALLDTAQSAYDESKALIEKWHGRGRAEYVITPRFAPTSTFEQLEMVGALAAEYPDTLIQSHISENLDEIEWVRSLFPKVLDYADVYDQYGLLRDRAIYGHGVHLTERELAILHERGAAVAHCPTSNFFLGSGAFNLQHAKAEVRPIKVGLGTDLGAGTSFSILQTMNEAYKAAQLNGAPYSSLHTFYLATRGTAEALQLEEKIGSIAPGMEADLTILDLKSTPIIEYRMQSASSLEEALFIQMMMGDDRAIAATYIAGEPVYTA; encoded by the coding sequence ATGCAGAAATCAGTTATGGATCAAAATTTAAAGCATGCCAGAAACCAAGGGGAGCGCAGAGCAATCCGTGGGGCGCTATTAACCTTCCATCAAGATCCATTTTTTCATCCGCTAGAGGAATCATATCGCTATGAGTCAGATGCGATTGTGGTGATGGAAGGGGGGATGATTGTTGCGGTTGGTTCAGCAGATCAGTTGCTACCTACATTAGAAAATACTCCGATTACCCACTATCGCGATCACCTTATTTTGCCGGGATTTATCGATAGCCACGTGCATTATCCCCAAACAGAGATTATCGCCTCTTATGGCGAGCAGCTGATCGATTGGCTCAATCAATATACCTTTATCGCTGAACAGAAATTTAAAGATCGAGCTCATGCCGATCAAGTGGCAAAACGCTTTTTGCAAGAACAACATCGCAATGGGGTCACCTCTTCGACGATATTTTGTACCGTTTTCCCAGAATCAGTTGATGCGATTTTTAGTGAGGCTGAACGCTACAATATGCGTATTATGGCTGGAAAGGTCTGTATGGATCGTAATGCGCCCGAAGCTCTCTTAGATACTGCTCAAAGTGCTTATGATGAATCGAAAGCGCTTATTGAAAAGTGGCATGGGCGTGGACGGGCAGAGTATGTTATTACGCCACGATTTGCACCAACATCCACTTTTGAGCAGTTAGAGATGGTCGGCGCATTAGCTGCAGAGTATCCCGATACCTTGATTCAATCCCATATCTCTGAAAATCTCGATGAGATTGAGTGGGTTCGTTCGCTCTTTCCTAAAGTACTCGACTATGCGGATGTTTATGATCAGTATGGTCTATTGCGAGATCGTGCGATCTACGGGCATGGTGTCCATTTAACAGAGCGGGAGCTTGCGATTCTTCATGAGCGTGGTGCGGCTGTAGCACATTGCCCCACCTCCAACTTCTTTTTAGGCAGTGGTGCTTTCAATCTCCAGCACGCCAAAGCAGAGGTGCGTCCTATTAAGGTCGGTTTAGGGACTGATTTAGGTGCGGGGACGAGTTTCTCTATATTGCAGACGATGAATGAGGCCTATAAAGCTGCACAACTCAACGGGGCTCCCTATTCATCACTACATACTTTCTATCTTGCAACCCGCGGGACAGCTGAGGCGCTTCAGCTTGAAGAGAAGATCGGCTCAATTGCTCCAGGAATGGAGGCTGATTTGACAATTTTAGATCTTAAATCAACCCCGATCATCGAATATCGTATGCAATCTGCCTCTTCATTAGAGGAAGCGCTCTTTATTCAGATGATGATGGGGGATGATCGGGCAATTGCTGCCACCTATATTGCAGGAGAACCAGTTTACACTGCCTAA
- a CDS encoding MarR family winged helix-turn-helix transcriptional regulator, with protein MPKEPQEQACESTLIESDNTPPDLVDQVIEKWQATPLQQMDFTGTEIIGRIVRMDSFINKMIDENLSRYRINFGDFNILAVLLREENHQLTPGRIQELIFVSSGGLSNRMIRLEAKGLIERSTDPKDRRGVIVTLTEEGKALIEKVAPTHIDLENSLITHLSDEERNIFIKLLKKTLRHAEIMSR; from the coding sequence ATGCCCAAAGAGCCCCAAGAACAAGCGTGTGAAAGTACTCTTATAGAGAGTGATAACACCCCTCCTGATCTTGTTGATCAAGTGATTGAGAAGTGGCAAGCAACCCCACTTCAACAGATGGATTTTACCGGCACCGAAATTATCGGACGAATTGTACGAATGGACTCTTTCATCAATAAGATGATCGACGAAAACTTATCACGCTATCGCATCAATTTTGGGGACTTCAATATCTTGGCTGTTCTCCTTAGAGAAGAGAATCATCAACTCACTCCTGGTCGTATCCAAGAGTTGATCTTTGTCTCCTCTGGGGGGCTCTCTAATCGTATGATTCGCCTAGAAGCCAAAGGTCTCATTGAGCGCTCCACCGATCCTAAAGATCGAAGAGGTGTTATTGTAACGCTCACAGAAGAGGGGAAAGCATTGATTGAAAAAGTAGCACCTACCCATATCGATCTAGAGAACTCCCTTATCACACACTTATCGGATGAGGAGCGAAATATCTTTATCAAACTTCTTAAAAAGACACTTCGTCATGCAGAGATTATGAGCCGGTAA
- a CDS encoding GNAT family N-acetyltransferase, which yields MKRMKDLHKERREEDAESCRYTIQRVSEEEIESAGALLYQRLAEINHGVGKALYSATLPETLQFLRETSILLGAYVEGELVGILAAEEDAIERIAVDKEWIRLGIGSALIRAAEEQGASYIDIYRDNEGAVKFIEALGYGIYDLTEPEAGDLLAEEPYAMMHFMK from the coding sequence ATGAAGAGAATGAAAGATTTACATAAAGAACGCCGTGAAGAGGATGCCGAATCTTGTCGATATACGATTCAACGAGTATCTGAAGAGGAGATCGAAAGTGCCGGAGCATTACTTTATCAGCGATTAGCAGAGATCAATCATGGGGTTGGAAAGGCGCTCTACTCGGCAACGCTTCCGGAGACTCTCCAGTTTTTACGTGAAACATCAATTCTGTTAGGTGCTTATGTTGAAGGTGAGTTAGTTGGAATCCTTGCCGCTGAAGAGGATGCGATAGAACGTATTGCTGTTGATAAGGAGTGGATTCGTCTTGGCATCGGCTCTGCATTGATAAGAGCGGCAGAAGAGCAGGGCGCAAGCTATATCGATATCTATCGAGATAATGAGGGCGCGGTGAAATTTATTGAGGCATTGGGATATGGAATCTATGATCTAACAGAACCTGAGGCGGGAGATCTCTTGGCTGAAGAGCCCTATGCGATGATGCATTTTATGAAGTAG
- a CDS encoding L,D-transpeptidase family protein, with amino-acid sequence MKRHLIAVGIWMALFPEAVVASEEKSLQIRVDLNNVDAIGSLFDGGELPEQPLSEQSLSEITTVTEMVSAPKESENIPALELRSQVAERAQAPVEIVEEISSSDPQLLMEDLDVSEEEMVLVAENFQRFTMPTEAIDYSARANYWAEKAAKAGESYPYQARVSNNILNRFQQRFKEQFKESVDSSSLLVNQKGLTPKGEALYQLLLASEEEGLLPQLYHVGRIQNLLQADPALYQAEINELLQVGMLAYIRDMVVGMPELKKRDPDWLLEGRKVDAPEVLVTLIESDDPEAIAAQLQPAYPEYHNLKRALRAFKAKEFDQEPALIAKGPTIKPGMSGERVIQMRDRLNYQGYDAGDANYYDAKMGEAVKAFQKTHLLEPDGAAGAKTITELNRSNRDRIEQIQINMERWRWMPATMGNHYVAVDIPGFRYAVIKEGKEVLNARTVVGRGARKTPVFMSPMSYIVFSPYWHVPRSMAVNDFLPRLKQNPYALNRSKIRIFRNGVEIDPGTVDWSQYSRNNFPFQLRQDPGDHNSLGRVKFMFPNEHAIYLHDTPSKYLFDKTSRDFSSGCVRIENPEELAEYFLGEAGWDQKRIKSAFKRSSEAHVSLNKDKKIPVYTLYMTTRVENDSISFRADIYSKDKVLLESLSNLSK; translated from the coding sequence ATGAAAAGACATCTTATTGCAGTAGGGATCTGGATGGCGCTCTTTCCAGAGGCAGTTGTTGCTTCTGAGGAGAAGTCGTTACAAATTCGTGTTGATCTTAATAATGTTGATGCGATTGGGTCGCTATTTGATGGAGGTGAGCTTCCGGAGCAACCCTTATCTGAGCAATCTCTATCTGAGATAACTACTGTTACTGAGATGGTTTCAGCGCCGAAAGAGTCAGAAAATATCCCCGCTTTAGAATTGCGTTCGCAAGTAGCAGAGAGAGCGCAAGCGCCTGTTGAGATTGTGGAAGAGATAAGCTCTTCAGATCCTCAATTATTGATGGAGGATCTTGATGTATCGGAGGAAGAGATGGTGCTCGTTGCTGAAAATTTTCAGCGATTTACAATGCCAACAGAAGCGATCGATTATAGTGCGCGTGCTAATTACTGGGCAGAAAAAGCCGCTAAGGCAGGGGAGAGTTACCCTTATCAAGCACGGGTCAGTAATAATATCTTAAATCGCTTTCAACAACGTTTTAAAGAGCAGTTTAAGGAATCAGTTGATAGCTCTTCGCTCCTTGTGAATCAGAAAGGCTTGACTCCGAAGGGGGAGGCGCTCTATCAGCTTCTCTTAGCAAGTGAGGAGGAGGGGCTCTTGCCACAACTCTACCATGTTGGGCGTATTCAAAATCTCCTTCAAGCAGACCCCGCTCTCTATCAGGCCGAGATCAATGAGCTTTTGCAGGTAGGGATGTTAGCCTATATCCGCGATATGGTCGTAGGAATGCCTGAATTGAAGAAGCGAGATCCTGATTGGTTACTAGAAGGGCGAAAAGTGGATGCTCCTGAGGTTTTAGTAACATTGATAGAGAGTGATGATCCTGAAGCGATTGCCGCACAGTTACAACCAGCTTATCCTGAATATCATAATTTGAAGCGAGCACTTCGAGCCTTTAAGGCGAAAGAATTTGATCAAGAGCCGGCGCTGATTGCAAAAGGGCCTACTATTAAGCCCGGCATGAGTGGAGAGCGTGTGATTCAGATGCGTGATCGTCTCAATTACCAGGGGTATGATGCAGGCGATGCTAATTATTATGATGCAAAAATGGGAGAAGCGGTTAAAGCATTTCAAAAGACCCATCTTTTAGAGCCTGATGGTGCCGCTGGAGCAAAGACGATTACCGAATTAAATCGCTCTAACCGTGATCGTATCGAGCAGATTCAGATCAATATGGAGCGTTGGCGCTGGATGCCGGCAACAATGGGGAATCACTATGTTGCTGTCGATATCCCCGGTTTTCGTTATGCTGTTATTAAAGAGGGGAAAGAGGTTCTTAATGCGCGAACTGTAGTGGGGCGGGGCGCTCGTAAGACGCCGGTCTTTATGTCGCCGATGAGCTATATTGTCTTTAGTCCCTATTGGCATGTTCCTCGTTCAATGGCTGTCAATGATTTTCTTCCTCGCTTAAAGCAGAACCCTTATGCGCTTAATCGCTCAAAGATTCGAATCTTTCGCAATGGGGTAGAGATTGATCCTGGAACGGTAGATTGGTCACAATATAGTCGTAATAACTTTCCTTTTCAGTTACGGCAAGATCCTGGCGATCACAACTCCTTAGGTCGCGTTAAATTTATGTTCCCGAATGAACATGCAATCTATCTGCACGATACCCCTTCAAAATATCTTTTCGATAAAACATCACGAGATTTTAGCTCAGGGTGTGTGCGGATAGAGAATCCAGAAGAACTTGCTGAGTATTTTTTAGGCGAGGCAGGGTGGGATCAAAAACGGATAAAGTCAGCATTTAAGCGCTCTTCGGAAGCTCATGTCAGTCTAAATAAGGATAAAAAGATACCTGTCTATACTTTATACATGACAACGAGAGTAGAGAATGATAGTATCTCTTTCCGTGCTGACATCTACAGCAAAGACAAAGTGCTCCTAGAGTCACTCAGTAATCTTTCGAAATGA
- a CDS encoding O-acetylhomoserine aminocarboxypropyltransferase/cysteine synthase family protein: MTTQNWSFDTLQVHAGQVVDETKSRAVPIYQTSSYVFDDSQHAADLFGLAKPGNIYTRIMNPTTDVLEKRVAALEGGVGALATSSGMAAILYAVLNVATPGDEIITLSTIYGGTYTLFNNRLQSQFGIKVHFVEPEDFAGLESLINEKTKAIFFESIGNPDINIPNIEKIVEIAQKHQIVTIVDNTFGTPYLINLKSYGINVIVHSLTKYIGGHGTSIGGAIVDNGNFNFKDNPRYPGFNTPDAAYHGLQYADLGEQAYILKARVELLRDTGACISPFNAFLILLGAETLSLRVERMTESALKIAKHLEKHPAVAWVKHPGLPSSEYYERAQRYFPKGVGAIFTFGVKGGKEASIKFIDNLEIFSLLANVADAKSLVIHPAGTTHSQLDDEGLKLAGVLPELIRLSIGLEDVDDLIADIDQALEKSQQA; encoded by the coding sequence ATGACTACCCAAAACTGGAGTTTCGATACTCTACAAGTTCATGCCGGCCAAGTGGTTGATGAGACCAAATCGAGAGCCGTTCCAATCTATCAAACCTCAAGTTATGTTTTTGATGATTCGCAACATGCTGCAGATCTCTTCGGGCTTGCAAAGCCGGGTAATATCTATACTCGGATTATGAACCCTACAACAGATGTGCTTGAAAAGCGTGTTGCAGCATTAGAAGGGGGCGTTGGTGCATTAGCAACAAGCTCTGGCATGGCAGCAATTCTCTACGCTGTTTTAAATGTGGCAACCCCTGGTGATGAGATTATCACCTTAAGTACGATCTATGGGGGAACCTATACCCTCTTTAATAATCGCTTACAATCTCAATTTGGAATCAAGGTTCACTTTGTTGAACCGGAAGATTTCGCAGGATTGGAGAGCTTAATTAATGAGAAGACAAAAGCGATCTTCTTTGAGAGTATCGGCAATCCAGATATCAATATTCCCAATATTGAGAAGATTGTTGAGATTGCACAAAAACATCAGATTGTGACGATTGTTGATAATACCTTCGGAACCCCCTATCTGATCAACCTCAAATCCTATGGCATCAATGTGATTGTCCACTCATTGACAAAGTATATTGGTGGCCACGGTACCTCAATTGGTGGTGCAATTGTCGATAATGGTAATTTTAACTTTAAAGATAATCCGCGTTACCCTGGATTTAATACTCCCGATGCCGCTTATCATGGTTTGCAATATGCCGATCTTGGTGAACAGGCCTATATCTTAAAGGCGCGTGTTGAGTTATTGCGAGATACCGGAGCCTGTATTAGCCCCTTTAATGCATTCTTAATTCTTTTAGGTGCTGAGACCTTAAGTCTTCGTGTAGAGCGCATGACTGAATCTGCCCTAAAGATCGCAAAGCATCTTGAAAAACATCCGGCAGTCGCTTGGGTAAAACATCCTGGATTACCTTCGAGTGAGTATTATGAGCGAGCGCAGCGTTATTTCCCGAAAGGTGTCGGTGCTATCTTCACATTTGGTGTAAAAGGGGGGAAAGAGGCGAGCATTAAATTTATCGATAATTTAGAGATCTTCTCTCTTCTTGCCAATGTAGCTGATGCGAAGAGCCTAGTGATTCATCCCGCGGGGACAACTCACTCACAGCTCGATGATGAGGGCTTAAAACTTGCTGGCGTACTGCCTGAGTTAATCCGTCTCTCTATCGGTTTAGAGGATGTTGATGATCTGATTGCAGATATTGATCAAGCATTAGAGAAATCACAGCAAGCATAA
- the tuf gene encoding elongation factor Tu produces the protein MSKETFSRNKPHVNVGTIGHVDHGKTTLTAALTKVGNESVGANVRAYDQIDNAPEERERGITISTSHVEYESENRHYAHVDCPGHADYVKNMITGAAQMDGAILVCSAADGPMPQTREHILLSRQVGVPYILVFLNKADMVDDPELIELVEMEVRELLDAYDFPGDDTPVIVGSALKAIEGDESEIGVPAIKKLLAALDEWIPEPVREIDKPFLMPIEDVFSISGRGTVVTGRIESGIVKTGEELEIVGIRPTQKTTCTGVEMFRKLLDQGQAGDNVGVLLRGTKREDVERGQVLAKPGSIKPHTKFEAEVYVLSKEEGGRHTPFFKGYRPQFYFRTTDVTGAVELPEGVEMVMPGDNIKMVVELINPIAMDEGLRFAIREGGRTVGAGVVSKVIA, from the coding sequence ATGTCAAAGGAAACTTTTAGTCGTAATAAGCCGCACGTCAATGTCGGTACAATTGGCCACGTTGACCATGGTAAAACTACATTGACAGCTGCTTTAACAAAAGTAGGTAATGAGTCTGTAGGTGCAAACGTTCGTGCATATGATCAGATCGATAATGCGCCGGAAGAGAGAGAGCGTGGTATCACGATTTCAACTTCACACGTTGAGTATGAGTCTGAAAACCGTCACTATGCACACGTTGACTGCCCAGGGCACGCAGACTATGTTAAAAACATGATCACTGGTGCGGCACAGATGGATGGGGCAATCCTCGTTTGTTCAGCTGCTGATGGTCCGATGCCACAAACACGTGAGCACATCCTTTTATCTCGTCAAGTAGGTGTTCCATATATTCTTGTTTTCTTAAACAAAGCAGATATGGTTGATGATCCTGAGTTGATCGAGTTAGTAGAGATGGAAGTTCGTGAGCTTCTTGATGCATACGATTTCCCAGGTGATGATACACCAGTAATCGTAGGTTCTGCGCTTAAAGCAATCGAAGGGGATGAGTCTGAAATCGGTGTTCCTGCAATTAAAAAACTTCTTGCAGCATTAGATGAGTGGATTCCTGAGCCAGTGCGTGAAATCGATAAGCCATTCCTTATGCCTATCGAAGATGTATTCTCAATTTCAGGTCGTGGTACAGTTGTAACTGGCCGTATCGAGTCTGGTATTGTTAAGACTGGTGAAGAGCTTGAGATTGTAGGAATTCGTCCAACTCAGAAAACAACTTGTACGGGCGTTGAGATGTTCCGTAAGCTTCTTGATCAAGGTCAAGCAGGTGATAACGTTGGTGTTCTTCTTCGTGGTACAAAACGTGAAGATGTTGAGCGTGGTCAAGTATTAGCAAAACCAGGTTCAATTAAGCCGCACACAAAATTTGAAGCAGAAGTATATGTATTATCTAAAGAAGAAGGTGGTCGTCATACTCCATTCTTCAAAGGATACCGCCCACAATTCTACTTCCGTACAACTGACGTAACAGGTGCAGTTGAACTTCCAGAAGGTGTAGAAATGGTAATGCCTGGTGATAACATCAAGATGGTAGTTGAGTTAATCAACCCAATCGCGATGGACGAAGGTTTACGTTTCGCAATCCGTGAAGGTGGACGTACAGTTGGTGCAGGTGTTGTATCTAAAGTTATTGCATAA